The proteins below are encoded in one region of Helianthus annuus cultivar XRQ/B chromosome 2, HanXRQr2.0-SUNRISE, whole genome shotgun sequence:
- the LOC110904420 gene encoding ribosome biogenesis protein BMS1 homolog, translating to MERSQKSHRSRQSGPSAKKKSATDKKKRDITEEKKQNPKAFAFNSTVKAKRLQSRATEKEQRRLHLPAIDRTTGEPAPYVIVVHGPPQVGKSLLIKSLIKHYTKHNISEVKGPITIVSGKQRRLQFIECPNDINGMIDAAKYADLALLLIDGSYGFEMETFEFLNIMQVHGFPKVMGVLTHLDKFKDVKKLKKTKQRLKHRFWTEIYDGAKLFYLSGLIHGKYVKREIHNLARFISVMKFHPLSWRTSHPYILVDRFEDITPQDKISTNKKCDRNVTLYGYLRGCNMKKGTKVHIAGVGDHNVAGLTGLADPCPLPSAAKKKGLRDKEKLFYAPMSGIGDLLYDKYAVYVDINDHLVQYSKVDDDDTSRKGTEKDVGVDLVKSLHNTKYTVDEKLNKSSINLFSQKSYNSKEITNGDDEDHDKLIEPVEEFDTVDSDDESDDSAEPRSLKSNNRNKTLVENKIEEEREVHEGRIRRKAVFGNESELDDQEASDDDNDEETENDNSNYESLSSDEEEEEDEEEEDIEENMGNASKWKESLVERTISRKTTNLMQLVYGKSETKPDDSSHEDIDADASDEDDEFFKPKSEGNKKSSKGLEGDEVNTDDSSKFTNYASIKDWKDGEIIESIRDRFVTGDWSKAAQRGKAADNDNDDGDDDDDGPVFGEFEDLETGEKHEGEKTADANKETDAVAEERRLKKLALRAKFDAQFDGSESPDEDDDKNHKGKDKGQANEGGFLEKLKEEAELQRQRNLAELNDLDEATRLEIEGYRTGTYLRLEIHNVPYEMVDHFDPFHPILVGGIGLTEENVGYMQTRFKRHRWHKKVLKNKDPIIVSIGWRRYQTLPVYAIEDVNGRHRMLKYTPEHMHCLAMFWGPLAPPNTGVVAVQNLSNNQASFRITATAVVLEFNHAAKIVKKIKLVGEPCKIYKKTALIKKMFTSDLEVARFEGASIRTVSGIRGQVKKAGKIELGNKPKKMGGQPEEGIARCTFEDKILMSDIVFLRAWAQVDVPSFYNPLTTALQPRGDTWRGVRTVAELRRSYNIPIPDNKDSHYKPIERPLKKFNPIVVPKSLQSALPFRSKPKETKSSNRDKRAVVPEPHERDVHKLVQHLQLIRHNKLKQQKLKKQEQKKKHDAEKAKEELVTKKRQREERRDRYRTQDKLQKKMRRE from the exons GCTCCTTATGTTATAGTTGTGCATGGCCCTCCTCAG GTTGGGAAGTCTCTACTTATAAAGTCTCTTATTAAGCACTACACGAAGCATAACATATCAGAAGTAAAAGGTCCAATTACTATCGTATCTG GCAAGCAAAGGCGACTACAGTTTATCGAGTGCCCAAACGATATCAATGGGATGATTGATGCCGCTAAATATGCTGATCTTGcactgctgcttattgatggaAGCTATGGTTTTGAAATG GAGACGTTTGAGTTCCTTAACATAATGCAAGTTCATGGATTTCCCAAGGTTATGGGCGTGCTTACACATCTTGATAAATTTAAGGATGTTAAGAAACTTAAAAAGACAAAGCAGAGGCTTAAGCATCGGTTCTGGACTGAGATTTATGATGGAGCCAAATTGTTTTATTTATCTGGTCTAATTCATGGAAA GTACGTCAAACGGGAGATTCATAATCTTGCAAGGTTCATTTCTGTTATGAAGTTTCATCCTCTTTCTTGGAGAACATCTCATCCATACATATTAGTAGATCGTTTTGAAGACATCACGCCGCAAGATAAAATCTCCACAAATAAAAAGTGTGATAGAAACGTGACATTATACGGTTATTTGCGTGGCTGCAACATGAAGAAAGGAACTAAAGTGCATATCGCTGGTGTTGGAGATCATAATGTAGCGGGCCTAACGGGCCTAGCTGACCCGTGCCCGTTACCTTCAGCAGCAAAAAAGAAGGGTTTACGTGACAAAGAGAAGCTGTTTTATGCACCTATGTCGGGAATAGGGGATTTATTATACGATAAATATGCTGTTTACGTAGACATTAATGATCATTTAGTGCAATATTCTaaagttgatgatgatgatacttCACGAAAAG GAACCGAGAAGGATGTAGGCGTGGATCTTGTGAAATCGCTTCATAACACAAAGTATACCGTTGATGAGAAGTTAAACAAAAGTTCTATAAACTTATTCAGTCAAAAAAGTTATAATTCAAAAGAAATTACGAACGGTGATGATGAAGATCATGATAAGTTAATAGAACCTGTGGAGGAATTCGATACTGTTGATTCCGATGACGAAAGTGATGACTCAGCAGAGCCTAGAAGCCTTAAATCAAATAATCGTAACAAGACACTTGTGGAAAACAAGATTGAAGAAGAACGGGAGGTTCATGAGGGAAGGATTAGGAGAAAAGCAGTTTTCGGGAATGAAAGCGAGCTCGATGATCAAGAG GCCAGTGATGACGACAATGATGAGGAAACAGAGAATGATAACTCAAATTATGAATCATTGTCATCtgatgaagaggaagaagaagacgaagaagaagaagatataGAAG AGAATATGGGAAATGCTTCAAAATGGAAAGAATCGTTGGTTGAAAGGACGATATCAAGGAAAACCACTAATCTTATGCAACTTGTGTACGGGAAGTCCGAAACAAAACCAGATGATTCTTCTCATGAAGACATCGATGCTGATGCAAGCGATGAGGACGACGAGTTTTTCAAGCCCAAAAGTGAAGGAAATAAG AAATCTAGTAAGGGGTTGGAGGGAGATGAAGTAAATACCGACGATagttcaaagtttaccaactatgCTAGCATAAAGGACTGGAAAGACGGAGAAATAATCGAAAGTATTCGTGACCGTTTCGTCACTGGTGATTGGTCAAAGGCTGCTCAACGAGGAAAAGCTGCTGATAACGACAATGATGATGgcgatgatgatgacgatggtCCTGTTTTCGGTGAGTTTGAAGACTTGGAAACCGGTGAGAAACATGAAGGAGAGAAAACAGCGGATGCTAACAAGGAGACTGACGCTGTTGCCGAAGAACGGAGGCTTAAAAAGCTTGCACTTCGTGCAAAATTCGACGCTCA ATTCGACGGGTCTGAATCACCTGACGAGGATGATGACAAGAACCACAAAGGCAAGGATAAAGGTCAAGCTAACGAAGGCGGTTTTCTCGAGAAG TTGAAGGAGGAAGCTGAACTTCAGAGGCAGAGAAATCTAGCGGAACTCAACGATCTAGACGAAGCCACACGGTTAGAGATTGAGGGTTACCGCACAGGAACATACCTCAGATTGGAGATCCATAATGTTCCTTATGAAATGGTTGATCATTTTGATCCCTTTCATCCGATTCTTGTCGGTGGAATCGGCCTCACGGAGGAAAACGTTGGATACATGCAG ACGAGGTTTAAGCGACATCGATGGCATAAAAAGGTTCTAAAGAATAAAGATCCTATAATTGTTTCTATTGGTTGGAGACGATACCAAACTCTACCGGTTTACGCAATTGAAGATGTGAATGGTCGTCACCGCATGCTTAAATATACTCCCGAACACATGCATTGTCTTGCCATGTTTTGGGGCCCGCTTGCACCCCCAAACACTGGCGTTGTGGCTGTTCAAAATTTGTCCAACAATCAGGCGTCATTTAGGATCACAGCAACTGCAGTTGTACTGGAGTTCAATCACGCTGCAAAAATCGTTAAGAAAATAAAGCTAGTTGGCGAACCTTGCAAGATCTACAAAAAAACCGCGCTTATTAAAAAAATGTTCACTTCCGATCTTGAAGTAGCCCGGTTTGAGGGTGCATCTATCCGTACGGTTAGCGGAATCCGTGGGCAGGTCAAGAAG GCTGGAAAGATCGAGCTTGGTAATAAGCCGAAAAAGATGGGAGGACAACCCGAAGAAGGAATCGCTCGGTGCACTTTCGAGGACAAAATTTTAATGAGCGATATTGTTTTCCTGCGTGCGTGGGCTCAAGTTGATGTACCGAGTTTCTACAATCCGTTGACTACTGCGTTACAACCACGCGGTGACACGTGGCGTGGTGTCAGAACAGTAGCGGAGTTGAGGCGTAGTTATAATATTCCTATTCCCGACAACAAAGATTCCCACTACAAG CCGATTGAAAGGCCATTAAAGAAGTTCAACCCGATTGTTGTTCCGAAATCATTGCAAAGTGCGCTTCCGTTCCGGTCAAAGCCCAAGGAAACAAAGTCGTCAAACAGGGACAAAAGAGCGGTCGTACCTGAGCCACATGAACGCGATGTTCATAAACTTGTTCAACACTTACAACTGATTAGGCACAACAAG TTGAAGCAGCAGAAACTAAAGAAACAGGAGCAGAAGAAGAAGCATGATGCAGAGAAAGCGAAGGAAGAGTTGGTTACGAAAAAACGTCAGAGAGAAGAAAGACGAGACAGATATCGTACACAAGACAAGCTACAGAAGAAGATGCGCAGAGAGTGA